Part of the Bacillus cabrialesii genome is shown below.
ACCTTAAATGATCATCTGCTTTTAATAAGTGATCTATACTTATTTGAGCTCCGTTCACACCATAAACCTCATCATATTCCCCATCTATTAATTGCACCATTACTTGATTATTGTTGGCAAGTGAATGCCCCATACTATACGTTTTTAAACTATCGTCCTTTCCAGCTTTCTTCTTGGCTTCCCTAGTAAACTCTTTCGTTGCATTATATTGACTATCATCCATTCCAAGAAACAACCCAAAAAAATTATAAGTCCAGTCTTTATTATCTGCGCTACCTTCAGAAATAATATGCAACTGATTCACTTCGTGCTTTTTATCTGCGATATGAATAGCAGTACCATCATAACCAGATTCTTTATTCTGGTGTACAAGCTCTTTAGATGTATAAATTTCAATATTTTGTGTGAGTTCTTGATGAGTTTCTTCCTTATAAATTCTCCGAATATCTGCTTCAAAATCTTTCTTAGCTTCTTGTATTACTTTGGGATCGGAAGAAGCAAATTTCTGTTTATAACTGTATTCTAAATTTATAAAACGCAGTTTTATATTTTCATTTTCAAAAATATTTTTACTTCCCATCTTCCCGCTCCTCTAAATTGAAGGTAACAGAGTTTAATATTTTTTTAACCTTTTCTTCATAGTCTTTTGGATTTTGCTTACATGTCTGTGTATTTGCTGAGCAGCTGAACATAAAAGAATATTCCATCCCTAAATAATCTTGTTTTTTTGATTTTATATAACCAAGATAGATATAAGATGTTTTCTCTTCGGTGTCAAAGTTTTCTTGTTTTGAAGCAAAATGAATATCCTTATCCTTTGCTTCTACTTTTTCAAATTTACCTTTGTATTCATTTTTACCGCTAACAATATCCAACATGGTCTCCGTATTGTTTATAAATGATTCATTTTGATAGAACTTTACTGAAGCATTCATTACTATATTCGTTTTTTTATTAACACTGTCAAAAAACAGTGACTCGTTTGTCTTTGAAGTTTCAGAGTCGGAATACTCCCCATCCGCCGGAAACAACATCCTAAACCCCTTCAGTTTAGACTCAAGCAAATAATACCCCGGCTCCTCTTCCTTCGTTGACACCATATACTCTCTCGTTTTCTCGTCCTGAAACGCTGGAACTTTGGGCAGGTCTTTTGGATCCATGTCTTTTGGTCTTACGGCTTCTGTTTTATTGTCATTTGTGGTGTTTTTCTCATTGTCGTTCATACTGCATCCTCCTGTCAGGGCAAGTAATAAGCTGAAGCAAATAAAGATGATCTTTTTCATTACGAACCTCCAAGGGTTTTTATACTGATTTACCAAAGTCATACTAATGACCCTGTTACTAAGTGATTATTTTATCCTTATTCATGTTACAACATGGAATAAATTAGATAAATAGGAAAATAGACTTGGTTTATCTTAGGATTGCGGCGGAAAGAACTCTTTTATTTATCATGTTTTGCCAAAATTAAAAAGACCGCCGAGTTCTCTCGGCAGTCGTGACCAGGCATTATGGCTTCTCTTTTTTCGAATAAAATATTCTCGAAATAAACAGTCCAATAATCCCTAGCAAGATGAATAAGACCGCTCTCCAAACAATATCAATCGAAGCAGAATCTATTAAAATCATTTTGGTCAATGTGATAAATAAAAATATAAGCCCGATTCGGTTCCATGTCTTGTCTTTGGTTGCGTAATAAATCGCATACATCACGATGACAAACATAAACCAAGACAGGGATATTCCGGCATTACTGGATACGCCGTCAATCATATCCGTTACCCATATAGATAACTTGCTGAAGAAAACGAGCATCAGAAATGAAACAGCGTACGTCACAACAATCGCGGCTTGTTTATACTGTATTTTTTTTGAAAACAGATAGGCAGCAAATAGTGAGCTGATCAGCAGCAGCCAGGCGACAATGCTGAACATGTGTAATGAGCGTGCCGGGTATTGCATGAGGCCGCACGATGACTGTAATAGTACAATCACTCCGGCTATGCCGATCAGCCAGCTTTTTTTACGGTATGACACGTAACACATCATGATTCCTTGTAATGTGAATATGATGTACATTAAAATCAGATTTTTATCTAATACATCCGCTGCTAATACATTGAGATATATCATAGAAATGACAAATAACGTATGTTTGATTTCGGTGAATTCCTTTCTTTTCCATAAACTTAACGAAAGGTAAAATCCGAAAGCAGCAATATAAAAAGCGTATAACGCCGTATCGTTTTTTATATACAGGCCAAACCCCGTGAAGAAAACGACAAAAGCTCCGATCGATATGGCTGTGAGATACACCGCTTTTTTAAATCGGCTCTGCGATGTTAAGGCTGAGTAAATCATGATCGCCTGCTGCATGATAAATACGGCAAGTGTCCAAACCGATACTTGTGCATCGGTAAACAACAAGAAAGCAAAAATCGCTAATATGAAAGCATAGTTTGCTATATTCCATGCCACGTTGTACTTTTGTTTGACTGTCTCATACATCAAGCCTGCAAAAACCAATGCCTCATATACATAAAAGATGTATTCGTTTCCTTGTTCCCCGCCAAATAAAAAGGGATACAAGTAAACACCTGCGCCGATAATCGCAATCAGTGTTTGTGATCGGTATTTTCTAGATATGTACACTCCGCTTGCAACACCTGCCGCAAGAAGAATCATGGTAAGCGGGGTCGGTATTATCTGGTACAGCATGTTCCCCGCAAATAGGGAAACGATGTAGACAATATTACTGCCCGCCAATAATGAAATACTCAGCACACTGGCATTTTTCTTATATTGCCTGCTTCCGAGAACATATAGAACAATGGAGACAATCAGTCCTGCAGCCACTCTCATATATGTGTTGACCCATCCTTTTTCAGCGGCCGCCGCAAACGCCCAAATCATGCCAAGAAGAAAAACAAAAATAAAGATCTTTGGAAGCCAATTTCCTGCCATGTTTTCTAAAGTATGCTTCTCTTTTGGCACTTCGGTTTCTTTGCTGATCTTTGAATACTCTTCTGTTTTAACTATGGTTTGTTCTTTCTTGTCCGCAGTGAGATATGCGATCTCCTTTTTGACACTTTCCAGTTCTTGTTCCAAACGTCCAACTCTTTTGTTCAGTTCATCAATTTTTTTGTTCACCATTCTCTCCCCATTTTCGAATAATTAGCAGCCGCTTTTTCATGATATGACTCTTTCCCGCTCTCCTTACCGGTTCTCACAAAATAATTCTAAAGACCTGTTGTCCATTCAGGATTTTCATCCTTAGTTATGTTACATCATGGAAAATTTCCGATGAATAGGGAATTCGATTGATTTTTTGTGTTTGTTCTCATAAACATAGACGTTTTTTCATTTCATTTACTGGAATAACGGCAAAGAGATCGGTCATAAAGATGCATAAAAAAAGAGCTGTCATCTATACAGCTCCCTTGCTCTTATTTCTCAGAATGCCGTTTCTTCAATACGTCAAGCACATCATCCAGCGGCAGGTTTTGTTCTCTAAGCAGGACAAGCAGGTGATACAGCAGGTCTGCCGCTTCCCATTTAAGCTCCTCGAGGTCCCGGTTTTTCGCGGCGATGATGACTTCGGATGCTTCTTCACCGACTTTTTTCAAAATCTTATCGACGCCTTCACGGAAAAGGTAAGTAGTATAAGCTCCCTCAGGCATTTCCGCTTGGCGTTCTGCAATCACGCGTTCCAGTTCGTTCATAATGTCAAATCGTCCCGCAGCTTGTTCTTCTGTTTGTTCCTTTGTAAAACAGCTGTAGCTGCCTGTGTGGCATGCCGGGCCGGATGGCTCCACGAGTACGATCAGCGCGTCTTGGTCGCAGTCATACCGGATACCCTTGACGGCTTGCGTGTTGCCTGAGGTTTCTCCTTTATGCCATAACTCTTGGCGAGAGCGGCTGTAAAACCATGTTTCTTTCGTTTCCAGCGTTTTTTCGTACGATTCCTTGTTCATATAGGCAAGTGTCAGCACCTCTTTACTTGCCGCATCCTGCACGATGGCAGGAATTAACCCGTCCTCGTTAAAACGCAGTTCATCTACCTGCTTCATCTCACATTCACCCCGTGCTCTTTCAAGTATGATTTCACTTCTTTAATCGATGTTTCTTTATAATGAAAAATAGAGGCGGCCAGCGCGGCGTCAGCTTCTCCTTTTGTAAAAGCCTCAAGCATATGCTGCGCGTTTCCCGCGCCTCCCGATGCGATAACCGGCACAGGGACAGCTTCAGAAACAAGCTTTGTCAGCCTGTGGTCAAAGCCTTTTTTCTCACCGTCAGAGTCCATGCTTGTCAGCAGGATTTCTCCGGCTCCGCGTTTGACACCTTCTTTTGCCCAGGCGGTGACTTCCCAATCTGTTTTCTTTCTGCCGCCGTGCGTGTAGACCTTATATGTGCCGGATTCTTGATCATACTTGGCATCAATGGCAAGTACGATGCATTGTGAACCGAAAAACTCGGCTCCTTCTGTAATCAGCTCAGGGCGGAGAACGGCTGCCGTATTAACCGACACTTTGTCCGCTCCGGCACGCAGAATCGTTTTCATATCGCTGAGCTGATTGATGCCGCCGCCGACTGTAAATGGAATCGCAAGCTTCGCGGCAACCTGCTCCACAACGTCAACCATCGTTTTGCGGCCTTCATGCGAGGCGGAAATATCAAGAAAAACGAGTTCATCCGCGCCTTCCTGGTCGTACACTTCCGCCAGTTCAACAGGGTCACCGGCATCCTTTAATTCGAGGAATTGAATCCCTTTGACAACGCGTCCTTCTTTGACATCAAGACATGGAATAATCCGTTTTGTGATCATTGTCCCTTCACCCTTTCAAGCGCCTCGCTCAGCGTAAACTGATTGGTGTACAGCGCTTTTCCGATTATCGCTCCAGAAACGCCGTCCGCCTGATAGTGGGCGAGTGCTTCGAGATCCGCGACGGAGCTGACTCCTCCGGAAGCAATCACAGATTTCCCCGTTTCTTTTGCAAGCTCGACCGTGCTTTCAATATTGGGGCCTGACAGCATTCCGTCTGTCGCGATGTCAGTAAAAATAAAGACTTCCGCTCCTTCATTAGCAAGCTCTTTACCGAGTTCAGCCGCCTTAAGAGTTGATGTTTCCAGCCATCCCTCAGTTGAAACAAATCCGTTTCTCGCGTCCAGTCCAATTGCAATTTTCTCGCCATATTGTTTCAGCATTTTTTTGACAAACGGAGGATTAGAAACAGCTGAGCTTCCAAGGATGACTCGATCGACTCCTGCTGATAAGTATTCATAGACGTCACTTTCGGAACGGATCCCGCCGCCGATTTCCACTTTCAGGTCCAGCTTTTGCGCAATCTCGATCACATGACGGTCATTTACTCTTTTGCCTTCTTTGGCGCCGTCGAGATCAACGAGATGGATCCATTCGGCACCCTCACTCGCAAATAACGCGGACATGTCGTATGGTGAATCGCCGTATATCGTTTCCTTGTTATAATCTCCTTGAACAAGGCGGACACATTTGCCGTTTCTCATATCAATTGCCGGATATAATGTAAAAGCACTCATTTTTTCACCTTCTGTTCTGCTGCCATTTTCGTGAATTGGGTTAAGATGGACATTCCGGCCGTGCTGCTTTTTTCCGGGTGAAATTGGGCGCCGAAGACGTTCCCTTTCCCGACAACCGCAGGCACTCGCACACCATAATCGGCGCTTGCCAGAAGCGCGTCCCCCTCCATCCCGTCAATGTAATAAGAATGAACGAAATAGGCGTAGCCTTCTTCTGTTTCAGCCAACAGCGGAGATTGATTATGAAAAAAAAGACGATTCCAGCCCATATGCGGAACCTTCAGCTTGTTTCCTTCCTCATCTTCTGCCTGCAGCCTGACTGCTTTTCCTTTTAATAGCCCTAGGCCTGACGAGGTGCCGTTTTCTTCGCTTTGATCAAATAAAAGCTGCATGCCAAGGCATATCCCGAGAAGCAGTCTCCCCTCTGAAACCATATCGCGAATCAATTGATCGAGCTTTGCGTTGCGCAAATTGTCCATCGCGTCTCCAAATGAACCGACTCCCGGCAAAATGAAGGCATCAGCTTCTTTCAGCTCCTCTGGCTTTTCAGAAACAAAGTACGGCACGCCGACACGCTCAAGCGCCTTTGAGACACTGTATAAATTGCCCATTCCGTAATCTATCACGCCGATCATTTACAGCATCCCTTTCGTTGATGGTATTCCTTTAACACGCGGATCAATTGTTGTCGCTTCATCAAGCGCACGCCCCAGCGCTTTAAAAACAGCTTCAATCATGTGGTGGGTGTTTGTGCCGTAATGAACGATGACGTGCAGGTTCATTCGCGCTTCAAGCGCCAGCTTCCACAAAAATTCATGTACGAGCTCTGTGTCAAAGGTTCCGACTTTTGCCGCCGGGAAATCTGCGCGCATTTCCAAGTGCGGCCGGTTGCTTAAATCGATGACGACTTGAGCAAGCGCCTCATCCATCGGCACAAACGCAGATCCGTAACGCTTGATTCCCTTTTTATCCCCTAAGGCTTCGAGGAGCGCTTGCCCTAAGCAGATGCCGATATCTTCAGTCGTGTGGTGATCATCTATATCAACATCGCCTTTTGCGTGAATGGAAAGATCAAATTGCCCGTGTTTCGTAAATAAATCCAGCATGTGCGTCATAAACGGCACGTCTGTTTTAATATCGGCTTGTCCCCCGCCGTCTATTGTGAATGCCAGTTCAATATCTGTTTCGTTTGTTTTTCTGGCTCGTTCCGCTTTTCTCATTTTGAATTCCCCCGTTCTCTCGCTTCAATTGATCTGGCATGGGCTTCTAATCCTTCAAGTCTGGCAAAAGCCGCGATGCTTTCGGCATGTTCTTCAAAGGCTGATTCGCTGTAAGAAATAATGCTCGATTTCTTTTGGAAATCCGTTACGTTTAACGGGCTTGAAAATCTGGCTGTTCCGTTTGTCGGAAGCACATGATTCGGTCCGGCAAAATAATCTCCGACAGGCTCAGGGCTGTATCTGCCTAAGAAAATCGCACCCGCATGTTTGATTCTGCCAAGCAAAGCTTCGGGAGACTGTGTGATGATTTCTAAATGCTCCGGTGCGAGCGTATTGACCGTATCAATCGCTTCATCCATTGTGTCCGCCACATATATACAACCGTAATCGTTCACCGAAGCTTCCGCTATTTCTCGTCGCGGCAAGGTTTTCAACTGCTCATTCACCTCGGCTGAAACCGCCTCGGCCAGTGTCATGGAATCAGTGACAAATACACATGAGCTGAGCTTATCGTGTTCCGCCTGTGACAGCAGATCGGCTGCAATTTCGCTCGGAATCGCTGTTTCATCAGCCAGCACGACGATTTCACTCGGCCCGGCAATCATATCAATATCGACATCACCGAACACCTCTCGTTTGGCAAGCGCCACATAAATATTGCCCGGACCTGTGATTTTATCCACCGGCTCAATGGTATCTGTTCCATATGCTAACGCGGCAATCGCCTGAGCGCCGCCCATTTTGTAAATGTCTTTTATGCCCAACTCGGCAGCAGCGACTAAAACTCCTGGAGACAGCTGCCCGTCTTTTCCCGGAGGCGTCACAAGAACGATTCTTTCCACACCCGCTGTCAGTGCCGGAATGACATTCATCAAAACAGATGAAGGATATGCGGCCGTTCCCCCCGGCACATAGACGCCGGCGGAATCAAGCGCCGTCACTTTCTGCCCCAGCATTGTGCCGTCCTTTCTGTGATAAAACCATGAGGATTGCAGCTGTCTTTCGTGATATTCCCTAATATTTTCGATTGCCTGCCTCATCACCTGAAGCAGCTGTGAATCCAGCAAGGTGTACGCTTCCTCAATTTCTTCTTTGGTAACGAGCGGGCTGTCTATTTTGATGCCGTCAAATCTCGCCGTGTAGCTGCGGACCGCCTGATCACCGTTTGCTTTAACATCGTCAATAATGGATCGGACCGTTTTTCTTTGCTCTTCCGTTCCGGCATCTATTGACCGCTTGAGAGAAAGCCGTTCTGCGCCGCTGATGGTTTTAATCTTCATTTTGCCGTTTCTCCTTCCACAACGAGAGATAAGCGGGATGCCATTTCGTCAATCACATCGTCTTTCATGCGATAGCTTACCGGATTCACGATAAAGCGGGAAGTAATGTCACAGATGTGCTCCGTTTCAACAAGCCCGTTTTCTTTCAGCGTCTGTCCTGTGGATACAATGTCCACAATCCGGTCCGCAAGCCCGATGAGCGGGGCCAATTCAATTGAACCGTTGAGCTTAATGATTTCGACTTGTTCTCCCTGCTCTCTAAAATAACCGGAAGCCACATTCGGATACTTTGTCGCGATTCTCGGCGCTACGCCGCTCCAGTCTGTATTCGGAAGTCCGGCGACCGCCAAGTGGCATTTGCTGATTTTCAAATCCAGCACCTCATACACATCGCGTTCCTCCTCGAGCATGACATCCTTGCCCGCAATTCCGACGTCTGCCACACCATGCTCCACATATGTGGTCACATCCATCGGCTTAGCTAAGATAAAACGGAGGTTTTCCTCCGGCACATCGATGATCAGTTTTCTCGAATCTTCAAACTCCTCAGGGAGCTTGTAGCCAGCCTGCCGCAGCAGCCCTGCCGCTTCTTCAAATATTCGGCCCTTCGGCATCGCCATTGTGAGTAACTTACCCATTTTGCTCTTCCTTTCTGGCACCGATAAAATAGGTGACGTTTGCAAAAGATTTTGTCATCTGATCGATATTTTCAATTCCGGATAAATCTTGAAGAACCACTTTTTTCCCTTTCATACGTTCATCATTTGCATAAGCGATGGCTTGCGCCCGCTGCTCTTTGCTGAAAATAACAGCATTCATTTCACAAGGTTCTTCTTTCATATACAGCGCTTCAATCAGCCGGTCGATCCGAAGCCCGA
Proteins encoded:
- a CDS encoding lipoprotein YvcA, which encodes MKKIIFICFSLLLALTGGCSMNDNEKNTTNDNKTEAVRPKDMDPKDLPKVPAFQDEKTREYMVSTKEEEPGYYLLESKLKGFRMLFPADGEYSDSETSKTNESLFFDSVNKKTNIVMNASVKFYQNESFINNTETMLDIVSGKNEYKGKFEKVEAKDKDIHFASKQENFDTEEKTSYIYLGYIKSKKQDYLGMEYSFMFSCSANTQTCKQNPKDYEEKVKKILNSVTFNLEEREDGK
- a CDS encoding DUF2339 domain-containing protein; translated protein: MVNKKIDELNKRVGRLEQELESVKKEIAYLTADKKEQTIVKTEEYSKISKETEVPKEKHTLENMAGNWLPKIFIFVFLLGMIWAFAAAAEKGWVNTYMRVAAGLIVSIVLYVLGSRQYKKNASVLSISLLAGSNIVYIVSLFAGNMLYQIIPTPLTMILLAAGVASGVYISRKYRSQTLIAIIGAGVYLYPFLFGGEQGNEYIFYVYEALVFAGLMYETVKQKYNVAWNIANYAFILAIFAFLLFTDAQVSVWTLAVFIMQQAIMIYSALTSQSRFKKAVYLTAISIGAFVVFFTGFGLYIKNDTALYAFYIAAFGFYLSLSLWKRKEFTEIKHTLFVISMIYLNVLAADVLDKNLILMYIIFTLQGIMMCYVSYRKKSWLIGIAGVIVLLQSSCGLMQYPARSLHMFSIVAWLLLISSLFAAYLFSKKIQYKQAAIVVTYAVSFLMLVFFSKLSIWVTDMIDGVSSNAGISLSWFMFVIVMYAIYYATKDKTWNRIGLIFLFITLTKMILIDSASIDIVWRAVLFILLGIIGLFISRIFYSKKEKP
- the hisIE gene encoding bifunctional phosphoribosyl-AMP cyclohydrolase/phosphoribosyl-ATP diphosphatase HisIE, whose protein sequence is MKQVDELRFNEDGLIPAIVQDAASKEVLTLAYMNKESYEKTLETKETWFYSRSRQELWHKGETSGNTQAVKGIRYDCDQDALIVLVEPSGPACHTGSYSCFTKEQTEEQAAGRFDIMNELERVIAERQAEMPEGAYTTYLFREGVDKILKKVGEEASEVIIAAKNRDLEELKWEAADLLYHLLVLLREQNLPLDDVLDVLKKRHSEK
- the hisF gene encoding imidazole glycerol phosphate synthase subunit HisF, producing MITKRIIPCLDVKEGRVVKGIQFLELKDAGDPVELAEVYDQEGADELVFLDISASHEGRKTMVDVVEQVAAKLAIPFTVGGGINQLSDMKTILRAGADKVSVNTAAVLRPELITEGAEFFGSQCIVLAIDAKYDQESGTYKVYTHGGRKKTDWEVTAWAKEGVKRGAGEILLTSMDSDGEKKGFDHRLTKLVSEAVPVPVIASGGAGNAQHMLEAFTKGEADAALAASIFHYKETSIKEVKSYLKEHGVNVR
- the hisA gene encoding 1-(5-phosphoribosyl)-5-[(5-phosphoribosylamino)methylideneamino]imidazole-4-carboxamide isomerase; translation: MSAFTLYPAIDMRNGKCVRLVQGDYNKETIYGDSPYDMSALFASEGAEWIHLVDLDGAKEGKRVNDRHVIEIAQKLDLKVEIGGGIRSESDVYEYLSAGVDRVILGSSAVSNPPFVKKMLKQYGEKIAIGLDARNGFVSTEGWLETSTLKAAELGKELANEGAEVFIFTDIATDGMLSGPNIESTVELAKETGKSVIASGGVSSVADLEALAHYQADGVSGAIIGKALYTNQFTLSEALERVKGQ
- the hisH gene encoding imidazole glycerol phosphate synthase subunit HisH; protein product: MIGVIDYGMGNLYSVSKALERVGVPYFVSEKPEELKEADAFILPGVGSFGDAMDNLRNAKLDQLIRDMVSEGRLLLGICLGMQLLFDQSEENGTSSGLGLLKGKAVRLQAEDEEGNKLKVPHMGWNRLFFHNQSPLLAETEEGYAYFVHSYYIDGMEGDALLASADYGVRVPAVVGKGNVFGAQFHPEKSSTAGMSILTQFTKMAAEQKVKK
- the hisB gene encoding imidazoleglycerol-phosphate dehydratase HisB → MRKAERARKTNETDIELAFTIDGGGQADIKTDVPFMTHMLDLFTKHGQFDLSIHAKGDVDIDDHHTTEDIGICLGQALLEALGDKKGIKRYGSAFVPMDEALAQVVIDLSNRPHLEMRADFPAAKVGTFDTELVHEFLWKLALEARMNLHVIVHYGTNTHHMIEAVFKALGRALDEATTIDPRVKGIPSTKGML
- the hisD gene encoding histidinol dehydrogenase, whose amino-acid sequence is MKIKTISGAERLSLKRSIDAGTEEQRKTVRSIIDDVKANGDQAVRSYTARFDGIKIDSPLVTKEEIEEAYTLLDSQLLQVMRQAIENIREYHERQLQSSWFYHRKDGTMLGQKVTALDSAGVYVPGGTAAYPSSVLMNVIPALTAGVERIVLVTPPGKDGQLSPGVLVAAAELGIKDIYKMGGAQAIAALAYGTDTIEPVDKITGPGNIYVALAKREVFGDVDIDMIAGPSEIVVLADETAIPSEIAADLLSQAEHDKLSSCVFVTDSMTLAEAVSAEVNEQLKTLPRREIAEASVNDYGCIYVADTMDEAIDTVNTLAPEHLEIITQSPEALLGRIKHAGAIFLGRYSPEPVGDYFAGPNHVLPTNGTARFSSPLNVTDFQKKSSIISYSESAFEEHAESIAAFARLEGLEAHARSIEARERGNSK
- the hisG gene encoding ATP phosphoribosyltransferase; this encodes MGKLLTMAMPKGRIFEEAAGLLRQAGYKLPEEFEDSRKLIIDVPEENLRFILAKPMDVTTYVEHGVADVGIAGKDVMLEEERDVYEVLDLKISKCHLAVAGLPNTDWSGVAPRIATKYPNVASGYFREQGEQVEIIKLNGSIELAPLIGLADRIVDIVSTGQTLKENGLVETEHICDITSRFIVNPVSYRMKDDVIDEMASRLSLVVEGETAK